AAAAGAATATAATTTTCACAAGCATCATTGCTTAAATCAAGCCCACACACCTCAGAAGAATTCCAAGTCATTTTACAAGCGGGGAACTAATTCCGCCAACTCACAACGCCTTCAATGTAAGGAGTGCAAGAAAATCACAAGCATTTCTCCCGACAAAAAAAGAAACACCACTTACAACCAAAAGCGAAATGAGATAATGCCGATGTTCGCTAAGTTACTGGTCAACAAAACTTCGATAAACCGAACCTGTGAAATTCTTGGTATCGGAAAAGGAACTTATTATCAAAAATTGGAGTGGTTATACCGCTGCTGTTTGGAATTCCTAGAAACAAGAGAAGCTAAACCATTTGCTGAAAAGCATTTTGGTGAAATGTGGGTCACAACAGACAAACTCCATTACGTGTTGAATAACGTATTGAAGAAAGGTCGTGGTGCAAATCGGGGGAAATTGATTGAAGACAAGCTGTTACCAACTTATATAGTCGCTTCTGCCGATAAGAAATCACGATATGTATTTCGTTCAGACATTTGTTTTGATTGGGAAAAAAGATTGGATGATATTGAAAAAGAAACAAAACTTTATAAAGACGATCATTTAAACTGCTTTTCTCGAAAAAATGATCACTTTGGAGTATATGGTGCAGCCCCAATGAAACCGACAACAAACGATACACAAACGATGACCGAGTATGCGAATGAATCCATCACATTCAATTTAAGGAAGCATTATGTAGATGGACTACACGTTAACCAAACCTATACTTCAATGGCACATTTCTGGTTAATCAAAAATTCCTTGTCGGTGGAGAAATGGCGATTTGTAAGCGACGATGACTCATCATTAAAATTAACCATCTCTCGTATCTTTAAAGATGAAATCAAATCAAAGGATGCTCACCATTTTCTCTGCTTGACGGACAAGAGTTTAACTCGCAAACAGGCGAAAGATGAATTTAGAGAATCAATAAATTTGTTAAGATCGTGGGCAAAAACAAAATCACTTAAATACGATAATTTGAAACAGCTTGCATTATGGTCAATGGAAGATATATTGGATTTTCATGAGTTTCATACCAAGCACATAGCCCCAAACGGAGAAATTTATTTCACGCAGGATAAAAACAGAATGAAGCACCCAATACCAACAAGTGACCGTGGTCACAGGCAATTGGATGTTTTAACTGACACTTGGTATCTAACAAATTTTCAACTTGCCTACCTATTAGAACAAGTCAATGACAATGCAATTAACGGTTTTTTTCAGATGGTGAGACGAAGGTTATCTATTTTGGAAAGACCGCTTGTGACGGCTCGTGGAGACGGGAAAAGCTATATTTATTCCAATTTCAACCCGAAGTATTCACAGATGGCTATTACTATTCTTCGCACCTATTATAATTTCTGTATACCGCTTAAGACAGAAGGAAAAGAAGAAACTCCTGCACAACGTTTAGGCATAGCTAAAAAAGTTTATTCTTGGGAAGACATTATTTATAAACGATAAAACGAAAAACGCCGATCCAACTCGGAAGGGCGTTTTATTAATTCAATTTTCAACCGATAGGTATTGACCTACAATTTGATTGCATAATAACCTCTTCGTGTTTCCCATAAATAATGGAACAGACCTGTTTACGATCCCCTTCGCGACATTTTTATTGTTAAACTAACGCCCCCGATAGTGGAAATGAAAAACAATGTTCCTTTTCATAAAAAACACCCCGAATAACGTCATTCCAAGAAAGCATTTTCCTTGTTTTGGCTATTATATAAATCTATTCTCTCTTCAACATACTCGCCCTTATTCATATCTTTCCACTTAACAATCATATAAATAACATTTATATCTTTTGGAGTAATAGGGTTTCCATTTGCGTTTAAACGTTTTTCCATTTCCATTCCCATAATATGTTGTTCAGTAATATCCATTCCAACATTTTCTGAATTTAAATATTCTGCTGAAATGGAGTGCACAGTTACATCTTCCCCGTTAATAATTGCGTGAGTATCAAATTGAAAGTATTCCGAAAGATAATTTTCTTCGTATCTCATTTTTAAAACACCATTACCTGCTTTAAATTTTTCTGGTGTCAACATTACTTCGTATCCAGTTAAACTCCATGTTTCACTTTCTCCCTGCAATAATAAATAGTGATTAACTACATTTTGTTTTGCATTATCATTACATCCAGAAAGTAAGAAAATAAGTGTTAAAAATAACAGAAGGAAGAAAACTTTTTTATTCTTTAGCATCACCTACATATCACCCCTTATTAAACAAAATGGCTCGTTTGTTGAACTAGAATAACCCTACCTAATATAATATACCGTAATTTTCTTATAAAACCTTTTAAAACGGAAATTTCCTATGAGTTTAATTTTAATTTAGCATATATTCAACAGGTATGAAATCATGAAAAAGCACCGCTAAATGCGATGCTAATTAATAACTATAAATAGGGTTATATGCTTGCTTAAAATCATGTTAATTCGTGTGTCATTTGATGTGTTATTTTGTGTTTTGTACCACTCAACTGAACGGGTTACTTAATGGATAGGCCGCTTTTTTATTTGTCTAAAAATTAACTTTAATTATTAGTTATAAAAAAAACATTCGTTCGTACAAGGGGGGGCGGTGAGGAAAGAACGAGTGTGCGTATTATGGAGAAATGAAGTAAAATAAAATTTTGAGGTAAATAAAAAAAGGATTATTTTCTGGAAAAAAAGACTATTAATCAAAATGCTCTTTTGCAAGAATATTTTGATTAATAGTTTTGGAAGTGTATCGGTTTACCACAAACCTCCCCTAACGATACCCCACATCCTTCTTCGGTGAGCTTTGTTTCGAGGATCAACTCCACAATTCATAAGCCATTGTGCTGCATTATCTCTCTGAGCTTTTGTTACAGGTACTCCACAGC
The nucleotide sequence above comes from Psychrobacillus glaciei. Encoded proteins:
- a CDS encoding insertion element protein, whose amino-acid sequence is MFAKLLVNKTSINRTCEILGIGKGTYYQKLEWLYRCCLEFLETREAKPFAEKHFGEMWVTTDKLHYVLNNVLKKGRGANRGKLIEDKLLPTYIVASADKKSRYVFRSDICFDWEKRLDDIEKETKLYKDDHLNCFSRKNDHFGVYGAAPMKPTTNDTQTMTEYANESITFNLRKHYVDGLHVNQTYTSMAHFWLIKNSLSVEKWRFVSDDDSSLKLTISRIFKDEIKSKDAHHFLCLTDKSLTRKQAKDEFRESINLLRSWAKTKSLKYDNLKQLALWSMEDILDFHEFHTKHIAPNGEIYFTQDKNRMKHPIPTSDRGHRQLDVLTDTWYLTNFQLAYLLEQVNDNAINGFFQMVRRRLSILERPLVTARGDGKSYIYSNFNPKYSQMAITILRTYYNFCIPLKTEGKEETPAQRLGIAKKVYSWEDIIYKR